From the Psychrobacillus sp. FSL K6-4046 genome, one window contains:
- a CDS encoding calcium-translocating P-type ATPase, PMCA-type: MWYNKRAEEIATELQVNLQEGLTTDEARQRLEKNGPNRLAAAKKKSWFERIFAQINNVLIYVLIVAAAVSAFVGEVADAIIIGIVVIINAVVGVVQESKAEEALEALKNMSTPKAVVKRDGQSKEIDSIEVVTGDIIVVGAGSYIPCDIRLIESANLKVEEAALTGESVPVEKDAHVKLKTEEKTIPLGDQKNMLFMSTLVTAGRGTGIAVGTGMNTQIGKIAGMLHTGDEQTPLQKSLAQVGKYLGFAAMGISLLIFLIGMFQGRDLLEMFMIAISLAVAAIPEGMPAIVSIVLAIGVQRMIKQHVIIRKLPAVEALGSVNVICSDKTGTLTQNKMTVTKFFLNGETQEIANLKKASTGHERLMRIFVLCNDATYTRGAETGDPTEIALIAAGASHGIDKNVLEAELKRVAEIPFDSERKLMTTIHESEDGYYYMTKGAIDRLLGRCNRIWSNGEVKPLTEEDKVIILNASHSMSNEALRVLAAAYKVDAEIELEQAENDLIFVGFVGMIDPPRLEVKDSISLCKSAGIRTVMITGDHKDTAFAIAKDLGIASSDAEVMEGVELDSLDQAQLVKTCQNINVFARVSPEHKVKIVQAMKAAGNTVSMTGDGVNDAPSLKEADIGVAMGITGTDVAKGASDMVLTDDNFSSIVKAVEEGRNIYKNIKKSIIFLLSCNLGEIIALFFAIIAGWPTPLRSIHILWINLVTDTFPALALGMDPEEPGVMKEKPRPKKEQLFHGMIPFLLLNGLLIGIATLVAFLIGLEGVTKNVSEEVLTHAQTMAFITLSFSQLVHSLNFRSMNQSVFKAGLFKNKLLIYSILLGVVLQVLIVSIGPIADVFSVQSLQLEDWLIVIGLSLLPLIVNEVVKIFRK; this comes from the coding sequence ATGTGGTATAACAAAAGGGCCGAAGAGATAGCAACAGAGTTACAGGTTAATCTACAAGAAGGTCTAACCACTGATGAAGCACGGCAGAGATTAGAAAAAAATGGACCTAACCGACTGGCAGCTGCCAAAAAGAAATCATGGTTTGAAAGAATATTTGCTCAAATTAACAATGTGCTTATTTATGTACTTATAGTTGCTGCAGCGGTTTCAGCTTTTGTAGGAGAAGTGGCAGACGCAATTATTATTGGGATAGTAGTTATTATCAATGCAGTTGTAGGTGTCGTTCAAGAGTCAAAAGCAGAGGAAGCATTAGAAGCACTAAAAAATATGTCCACTCCAAAGGCTGTAGTCAAAAGGGATGGTCAATCTAAAGAGATAGATTCGATTGAGGTAGTAACGGGTGACATTATTGTGGTAGGTGCGGGATCGTATATTCCATGTGATATTAGGTTAATTGAATCCGCCAACCTCAAAGTAGAGGAAGCAGCTTTAACTGGAGAATCTGTTCCCGTTGAAAAGGATGCACATGTAAAGCTTAAAACAGAGGAAAAGACAATTCCTCTAGGTGATCAAAAAAATATGTTATTCATGTCCACCCTAGTCACAGCTGGTAGAGGAACAGGCATAGCAGTAGGAACAGGTATGAACACCCAAATTGGTAAAATAGCAGGCATGCTACATACGGGGGATGAGCAAACTCCATTACAAAAAAGCCTTGCTCAAGTAGGTAAGTATTTAGGTTTTGCAGCAATGGGGATTTCTTTGCTGATTTTCTTAATCGGAATGTTTCAAGGAAGAGATTTACTAGAAATGTTCATGATTGCGATCAGTCTTGCAGTTGCTGCTATTCCTGAAGGTATGCCAGCTATAGTCTCTATTGTGTTGGCAATTGGTGTACAAAGAATGATTAAACAACATGTAATCATTCGTAAGCTCCCAGCGGTTGAGGCTTTAGGATCCGTAAATGTAATCTGTTCTGATAAGACCGGCACACTTACGCAAAACAAAATGACTGTAACAAAGTTTTTCTTAAATGGAGAGACTCAGGAAATAGCAAATCTAAAAAAGGCTAGTACTGGCCATGAACGTTTAATGAGAATTTTTGTTTTATGTAATGATGCTACCTATACGAGAGGTGCTGAAACAGGTGATCCAACTGAAATTGCATTAATCGCTGCAGGAGCGAGCCATGGGATAGACAAAAATGTCCTAGAAGCGGAGTTAAAAAGAGTCGCAGAGATTCCATTTGATTCGGAACGAAAGTTAATGACGACGATCCACGAGTCTGAAGACGGCTATTACTATATGACCAAAGGGGCAATAGATCGATTACTTGGTCGATGTAATAGAATTTGGAGTAATGGAGAAGTTAAACCATTAACGGAAGAGGATAAAGTAATCATTTTAAATGCATCTCACTCGATGTCTAACGAGGCACTGCGAGTGTTAGCTGCGGCATATAAGGTGGATGCAGAGATAGAGCTGGAGCAGGCTGAAAATGACCTTATTTTCGTTGGATTCGTTGGAATGATTGACCCTCCTAGATTAGAAGTTAAAGACTCTATTTCACTATGTAAGAGTGCTGGTATTCGTACGGTAATGATAACGGGAGATCACAAGGATACTGCATTTGCTATTGCCAAGGATCTTGGAATTGCTTCTTCTGATGCGGAGGTTATGGAGGGCGTTGAATTAGACTCCTTAGACCAAGCGCAATTGGTTAAGACATGTCAAAACATCAATGTGTTTGCTCGTGTTTCTCCTGAGCACAAGGTGAAAATTGTCCAAGCCATGAAGGCCGCTGGTAATACGGTTTCGATGACAGGAGATGGAGTGAACGATGCACCATCCTTAAAAGAGGCAGATATAGGAGTTGCTATGGGTATAACCGGAACGGATGTAGCAAAAGGTGCCTCAGACATGGTACTTACGGATGATAATTTTTCTTCCATTGTAAAAGCAGTTGAAGAAGGTCGAAATATTTATAAAAACATAAAAAAGTCTATTATCTTCCTTTTGTCTTGCAATCTTGGAGAAATCATAGCATTATTTTTCGCAATCATTGCTGGATGGCCGACTCCTTTACGTTCCATTCACATTTTATGGATTAACCTAGTGACCGATACTTTCCCAGCTCTTGCTCTTGGGATGGATCCTGAGGAACCGGGAGTAATGAAGGAAAAGCCAAGACCAAAAAAGGAACAATTATTTCATGGAATGATTCCTTTCTTATTGCTAAACGGTCTACTAATAGGTATTGCAACTTTAGTTGCCTTTTTAATTGGGCTAGAGGGAGTTACAAAGAATGTGTCCGAGGAAGTATTGACACATGCTCAGACGATGGCCTTTATCACTTTAAGCTTTTCTCAGCTAGTTCATTCCTTAAATTTCCGATCTATGAACCAGTCAGTGTTTAAAGCGGGGTTGTTTAAAAATAAGTTATTAATATATTCTATTTTGTTAGGTGTTGTATTGCAGGTGCTCATTGTTTCAATTGGACCAATTGCAGATGTGTTTAGTGTACAGTCGCTACAACTAGAGGACTGGTTAATTGTTATTGGGCTTAGCTTACTACCACTAATCGTAAACGAGGTAGTAAAGATTTTTAGAAAATAG
- a CDS encoding RtcB family protein yields MIEIKGTHNNALVFTDTIEETAKSQVEQLCSLPFLQDTKIRMMPDLHAGKGCTVGTTMTITDKVVPNFVGVDLGCGMICAKLDTRKEDVDFAKLDKTIKKNVPSGTRIRQKEHRNTIEIPFEEVAAPINEQRARLSLGSLGGGNHFIELNEGEDGSIYLVIHSGSRNLGKQIAEHYQQVAADTLGNSVSRDLAYVEGDNMKDYLYDLSIAQKYAAFNRKTMVDVICRGMNWSVQSEFDTIHNYIDLDNMILRKGAISAQADEIVIIPMNMRDGSLICRGKGNPEWNYSGPHGAGRLMSRSQARKQVALEDFQASMEGIWSTSVVSATVDESPFAYKAMENILAHIHDTVDVLEVIKPIYNYKAH; encoded by the coding sequence ATGATTGAGATTAAAGGAACACATAATAATGCATTAGTTTTTACAGATACAATAGAAGAAACTGCAAAATCTCAGGTAGAACAGCTTTGTAGTCTTCCATTTCTTCAGGACACCAAAATTAGAATGATGCCAGATTTACATGCTGGAAAAGGCTGTACGGTAGGCACTACTATGACGATTACTGATAAAGTAGTCCCTAATTTTGTAGGAGTCGATTTAGGATGCGGAATGATTTGTGCAAAGCTAGATACTAGAAAAGAAGATGTGGATTTTGCCAAGCTTGATAAGACAATCAAGAAAAATGTACCAAGCGGAACTCGTATTCGCCAAAAAGAACATCGTAATACAATAGAAATACCTTTCGAAGAAGTAGCTGCTCCTATTAATGAACAGCGCGCAAGGTTAAGCCTAGGTTCACTAGGAGGGGGAAACCACTTTATAGAACTGAATGAAGGGGAAGATGGCAGTATCTATCTAGTCATTCACTCTGGAAGTAGAAACTTAGGAAAACAAATTGCAGAGCATTATCAGCAAGTAGCAGCCGATACTTTAGGTAACAGCGTATCAAGAGATCTTGCATATGTAGAAGGAGACAATATGAAGGATTATTTATATGATCTTTCCATTGCCCAAAAGTACGCCGCATTTAATCGTAAGACAATGGTTGATGTTATTTGTAGAGGAATGAACTGGAGTGTTCAATCAGAGTTTGATACCATTCATAATTATATTGACTTAGATAACATGATTTTACGCAAGGGAGCAATATCGGCTCAAGCTGATGAAATCGTAATTATACCAATGAATATGCGTGATGGCTCACTTATCTGTCGCGGAAAAGGAAATCCTGAATGGAATTATTCTGGCCCTCATGGAGCTGGCCGTTTAATGAGCCGTTCTCAAGCAAGAAAACAAGTAGCGTTAGAGGACTTTCAAGCTTCAATGGAAGGAATTTGGAGTACTTCCGTAGTGTCTGCCACAGTAGATGAATCTCCTTTTGCCTACAAGGCTATGGAGAATATACTTGCTCATATTCATGACACGGTTGATGTATTAGAGGTTATTAAGCCCATCTATAATTATAAAGCACACTAA
- a CDS encoding glyoxalase produces MFKTVTMYTNKLQELRGFYGNVLELNVTAADDHYFQVEIGDSTLVFQETEHASLYHFAINIPGNQYTLAKLWAKERVVLNREDGLDDIYYSRFDADAFYFEDPAGNVIEFIARRHVDKWSDFSIESLLNISEVSITTPFVKQVGEQLQNLGIAVSGHVRIEPEVLNFIGRKDTFILLVPPQRRWYFSRKMSVTSPIDIHFTNGKRVAINEKGELSEDESD; encoded by the coding sequence ATGTTTAAAACAGTAACCATGTATACAAATAAGTTACAGGAGCTGCGAGGATTTTATGGGAATGTGCTAGAGCTCAATGTTACAGCAGCAGATGACCATTACTTTCAAGTAGAAATTGGCGATTCAACCCTTGTCTTTCAAGAAACAGAACATGCTTCGTTGTATCATTTTGCGATTAATATTCCAGGCAATCAATACACACTTGCTAAACTTTGGGCAAAGGAAAGAGTTGTGCTAAATAGAGAGGATGGGTTAGACGATATATACTATAGTCGGTTTGACGCAGACGCATTCTATTTTGAGGACCCGGCTGGTAATGTAATCGAGTTTATCGCTAGAAGACATGTAGATAAATGGAGTGACTTCAGTATTGAATCCTTACTGAATATAAGTGAGGTAAGTATAACAACTCCTTTTGTAAAACAGGTAGGAGAACAGCTTCAAAATCTAGGTATTGCTGTGTCAGGTCATGTTCGGATCGAGCCTGAGGTGCTAAACTTTATAGGTAGAAAAGATACATTTATATTACTCGTCCCTCCACAACGCAGATGGTATTTCTCTAGAAAGATGAGTGTTACCTCTCCAATAGACATTCATTTTACGAATGGTAAAAGAGTTGCAATTAATGAAAAAGGCGAGTTATCAGAGGATGAGAGCGACTAG
- a CDS encoding DUF4003 family protein: protein MLKIQKVEHNYNKLKEVLGWSVDKRVTLSLAGYYTSLEKDVDPVRFNKIKEIMKNRVSVFSPLRSHLQPLVTSVLDVSGQEPEEAIDQLLLKVEELKKKSFKMNDYTYVAALMMSDEPDKWDFEISRAMELMSAMKVHHRFLTNSDDYPFAIFLGKLEGDITTRAATMNRYYEELKNHKFYSGNELQWLSQVLTYTNPGYDKETVPRVVVIRDGFKSVKIKFSLPQYPLIGFMAALKLNENQLMDIVETYRALTNMKLFTWYKESALPIALGLTLNSSRDIHETTAISMTTSLEILLQAQQAMMISSIAATSFASSSNSN from the coding sequence ATGTTGAAGATACAAAAAGTAGAGCATAATTATAATAAGCTCAAAGAGGTTTTAGGATGGTCAGTGGATAAAAGAGTAACGCTGTCCCTTGCTGGCTATTATACTTCCCTAGAAAAAGATGTGGATCCAGTTCGCTTTAACAAGATAAAAGAGATTATGAAGAACAGAGTAAGTGTGTTCTCTCCCTTACGTTCCCACCTACAGCCATTGGTTACTTCCGTTTTGGATGTAAGTGGCCAAGAACCGGAAGAAGCAATCGATCAGTTATTACTGAAGGTAGAGGAATTGAAGAAAAAATCATTTAAGATGAATGATTACACATACGTTGCTGCTCTAATGATGTCGGATGAACCAGATAAGTGGGATTTTGAAATCAGTAGAGCTATGGAGCTTATGTCAGCGATGAAGGTCCATCATCGTTTCTTGACTAACAGTGATGATTATCCATTTGCCATCTTTTTAGGTAAGCTGGAAGGGGATATTACAACGAGGGCAGCGACCATGAATAGATACTATGAAGAGTTAAAAAATCATAAATTTTATTCAGGAAATGAGCTCCAGTGGTTATCTCAAGTGCTTACTTATACAAATCCAGGGTATGATAAGGAAACAGTACCAAGGGTAGTGGTTATTAGGGATGGTTTTAAAAGTGTGAAGATAAAATTCTCTCTTCCGCAGTACCCACTTATTGGTTTCATGGCTGCTCTCAAATTAAACGAGAATCAGCTAATGGATATAGTAGAGACATACAGAGCATTGACTAATATGAAGCTTTTTACCTGGTACAAGGAATCAGCACTTCCTATTGCTCTTGGACTGACGTTGAACTCTTCTAGGGACATACATGAAACTACGGCAATATCAATGACTACCTCCCTTGAAATACTTTTGCAGGCTCAGCAGGCCATGATGATTTCATCTATTGCTGCGACAAGTTTCGCATCTTCTTCCAACTCAAATTAA
- a CDS encoding acyl-CoA thioesterase gives MSQSRTIQTHLILPPDTNHHETIFGGKVLAFIDEIAAITAMKHAKGAVVTASIDSVDFLSSAKVGDVIELDAIVSSTGRSSMEVYVRVTSMNLLTGEEKLTTESFLTMVAVDEEGKPVPVPGIHPESEDEKRLYETGPARRAHRKQRLAMKY, from the coding sequence ATGAGTCAATCTAGAACAATTCAAACCCATTTAATCTTACCTCCAGATACTAATCATCATGAAACTATATTTGGTGGCAAGGTTTTAGCATTTATAGATGAAATCGCAGCCATCACTGCGATGAAACATGCAAAAGGAGCTGTCGTGACTGCTTCTATTGATTCTGTAGACTTTTTATCTTCAGCAAAAGTTGGAGATGTAATTGAATTAGATGCAATTGTATCCTCAACGGGACGCAGTTCAATGGAGGTATACGTTCGCGTAACTTCCATGAATCTACTGACAGGAGAAGAGAAACTTACAACCGAATCTTTCCTGACAATGGTTGCAGTAGATGAAGAGGGGAAACCAGTTCCAGTCCCGGGCATTCATCCAGAAAGTGAGGATGAAAAACGTCTATATGAAACGGGACCAGCAAGAAGGGCCCACCGTAAACAACGTCTAGCGATGAAATACTAA
- the rluF gene encoding 23S rRNA pseudouridine(2604) synthase RluF, with translation MRINKFLSEAGIVSRRGADKWIAEGKVTINGSVAELGSKVEAGDDVRVDGKPVTVEQPLVYLALNKPVGITSTTERNIKGNIVDFVNHPLRIFHIGRLDKDSDGLILLTNDGDIVNEILRAENKHEKEYIVTVNEKITDTFIEKMSSGVNILDTTTLPCKVKKIGPKTFNIILTQGLNRQIRRMCSALGFTVKRLQRVRIMNISIDGLAIGEWRDLTEQERKELFMELDYHPKR, from the coding sequence ATGCGTATAAATAAGTTTTTAAGTGAGGCTGGCATTGTATCTAGACGTGGTGCAGACAAATGGATAGCAGAGGGCAAGGTCACCATTAATGGTTCAGTTGCTGAACTAGGAAGTAAAGTAGAGGCTGGCGATGATGTACGTGTAGATGGAAAGCCGGTAACTGTGGAGCAGCCTTTAGTATACCTTGCTTTAAATAAGCCAGTAGGTATAACTAGCACAACAGAGCGTAATATTAAAGGAAATATCGTGGACTTTGTTAATCACCCACTCCGCATCTTCCATATTGGTCGCTTAGACAAAGATTCTGATGGCTTAATATTACTAACAAACGATGGGGATATTGTGAATGAAATTCTTCGCGCAGAAAACAAGCATGAAAAAGAATATATTGTAACTGTCAATGAGAAAATCACAGACACTTTTATTGAAAAAATGTCGTCTGGAGTTAACATTCTTGATACAACTACTTTACCATGTAAAGTAAAAAAAATAGGACCAAAAACATTTAATATTATTTTAACTCAAGGCTTAAATCGCCAAATACGTAGGATGTGTTCTGCCTTAGGATTTACAGTTAAGAGATTACAACGAGTTCGTATTATGAACATTTCCATTGATGGTCTTGCTATTGGTGAATGGCGCGATTTAACTGAGCAAGAAAGAAAAGAACTATTTATGGAATTAGATTATCATCCTAAACGATAA
- the murE gene encoding UDP-N-acetylmuramyl-tripeptide synthetase, whose protein sequence is MELTNLMNQLSIIDVKNAKNINITGLAYNSQKVEKGQVFVCIKGFKADGHKFAGQAVENGAVALVVEEFIDALEVPQYKVGDARKALAALAAAYYDHPTHKLKTIGITATNGKTSTSFMTNAILENHGLKTGLMGTVVVKIGDYAEPSELTTPESLDLQRFYAKMVDEGVTHATMEVSSSALELKRVGCVDFDIVTLNNISREHIDLHSSFEKYFEHKSSLIRDAGADKVAILNLDDAYSASLINKTKATVITIGVEDQSADVICEELDLSTGRAKFNLVIQRDLVTNDMIIPKQQFSIELSTPGYHSVYNSMVSIVAGLLCGVPVETIQKSLYEFVGVERRFEIIFEEDFKIIDDHFANSGNIDITLGTLEKMDFNRLSLVYAIRGDRGVTVNRENAEAIAKWAPRLGIHEITATISKSHVTKKDVVSEQELQVFKEVMDEAGITVHLYEELPEAISFGLSEVSEGDLVLLGGCQGMDYGAKIALEQLESLRPDVDKKKLFQPLEKRVAGN, encoded by the coding sequence ATGGAACTAACAAATTTGATGAATCAACTATCTATAATTGACGTCAAAAATGCTAAAAATATTAATATTACAGGACTTGCTTATAATTCACAGAAGGTGGAGAAGGGCCAAGTATTTGTTTGTATAAAAGGCTTTAAAGCGGACGGGCATAAGTTTGCTGGACAAGCAGTGGAAAATGGTGCTGTAGCACTTGTGGTAGAGGAGTTTATAGATGCTTTAGAAGTTCCACAATATAAAGTTGGGGATGCACGTAAAGCTCTAGCTGCACTTGCTGCTGCTTACTATGATCATCCAACCCATAAGCTTAAAACGATAGGTATTACGGCAACTAATGGAAAGACATCAACCTCCTTTATGACTAATGCGATTTTAGAGAATCATGGTCTTAAAACAGGTCTAATGGGAACTGTCGTAGTTAAAATTGGTGATTATGCAGAGCCTTCTGAACTGACAACACCAGAATCGCTGGATCTACAGCGATTTTACGCTAAGATGGTCGATGAAGGCGTGACTCACGCTACTATGGAGGTTTCATCCTCTGCTTTAGAGTTAAAACGTGTAGGCTGTGTCGATTTTGACATTGTGACGTTAAACAATATAAGTCGAGAACATATCGACTTACATTCATCCTTTGAAAAATATTTTGAACATAAATCTAGTCTTATACGAGACGCTGGAGCAGACAAGGTAGCGATTCTGAATTTAGATGATGCTTATTCTGCCTCTCTAATTAACAAAACAAAGGCTACAGTTATTACTATTGGTGTAGAAGACCAATCGGCAGATGTAATATGTGAAGAATTGGATTTATCAACAGGAAGAGCAAAATTCAATCTAGTTATTCAACGTGATTTAGTTACAAATGATATGATCATACCCAAGCAACAATTTTCAATTGAGCTTTCTACACCGGGTTACCACTCCGTTTACAATTCGATGGTTAGTATTGTAGCCGGCTTGTTATGTGGTGTTCCAGTGGAGACCATCCAAAAAAGCCTATACGAATTTGTAGGGGTAGAAAGACGTTTTGAAATCATCTTTGAGGAAGATTTTAAAATTATAGATGACCACTTTGCAAATAGTGGGAACATAGATATTACACTTGGAACTTTAGAAAAAATGGATTTTAACCGCTTGTCCCTTGTATATGCAATTCGTGGAGATAGAGGGGTAACCGTCAATAGAGAAAATGCAGAAGCTATCGCTAAATGGGCACCAAGATTAGGTATTCATGAGATCACTGCTACCATTAGTAAATCCCACGTTACTAAGAAAGATGTTGTGTCTGAACAAGAGTTACAAGTATTTAAAGAAGTAATGGACGAAGCAGGCATTACGGTTCATTTATATGAAGAACTACCAGAGGCCATTAGCTTTGGCTTGAGTGAGGTGTCTGAAGGCGATCTTGTTCTGCTAGGTGGATGTCAAGGAATGGACTATGGTGCTAAGATTGCTTTAGAACAGCTAGAATCCCTTCGACCAGATGTAGATAAAAAGAAATTATTCCAACCATTAGAGAAACGTGTGGCTGGAAACTAG
- a CDS encoding DUF6509 family protein, whose translation MNITSYEIEKIKDPTGIIAGDRYEFLLGFEVPEDDELFEEASSLDLRVILAVLDTGSKIVQYHILDRSNGKVLDYGLEENEESVVLAFCMEHYNEAE comes from the coding sequence GTGAATATTACATCTTATGAGATTGAAAAGATAAAGGACCCAACAGGAATAATTGCTGGGGATCGATATGAATTTTTATTGGGCTTTGAAGTTCCAGAGGATGACGAGTTATTTGAAGAGGCAAGCTCATTAGATTTGAGAGTTATTTTAGCTGTTTTAGATACGGGGTCAAAAATTGTTCAATATCACATTCTTGATCGCAGTAATGGAAAAGTATTAGATTACGGCTTAGAAGAAAATGAAGAGTCTGTAGTTCTTGCTTTTTGCATGGAACACTATAACGAGGCGGAATAA
- a CDS encoding ASCH domain-containing protein, protein MNVAAREYWNSFWKDKEYEPKVSAWQFGEDADTLAQLVVNRIKTATCSAHILYEKENEPLPQVGEYNIILNTKDEPVCIIKTKDVTIKPMNRISEEFAHAEGEGDRSYDYWKKTHINFFTNELDKVGLKFEEDLLLVCERFEVIDVK, encoded by the coding sequence ATGAATGTAGCTGCTAGAGAATACTGGAACAGTTTTTGGAAAGACAAAGAGTATGAGCCCAAGGTCTCCGCTTGGCAATTTGGAGAAGATGCGGACACTTTGGCACAACTAGTTGTAAACAGAATAAAAACTGCTACTTGTTCCGCTCATATTCTATATGAAAAAGAAAATGAGCCACTTCCACAGGTTGGTGAGTATAATATTATCTTAAATACCAAGGATGAACCAGTTTGTATTATAAAAACAAAGGATGTCACCATTAAACCGATGAATAGAATTTCTGAAGAATTTGCGCATGCAGAGGGCGAAGGAGACAGAAGTTATGATTATTGGAAAAAAACGCACATAAATTTTTTCACAAATGAATTAGACAAAGTTGGGTTGAAGTTTGAAGAAGATTTATTGTTAGTCTGTGAACGATTTGAAGTAATTGATGTTAAATAA
- the corA gene encoding magnesium/cobalt transporter CorA — MISTIGRTVNQEVIMDFPLEYIQTNELEWYWVDIGEPTKEEEQLLSSFFHFHPLAIEDCLQMLQRPKLDHYGDYEFFVLHAFNEKEMEAEELNLFVGKDFVVSFHFPPMQELQEARERIRSNPRNWDRGNILITYNIVDKVVDTYFPIVYHIEDYLNEVDERLSMDMDHLSMDQVFDLRSDLLRLRRTIIPMRDLLYRVMYSERINLNQSERAYFDDIYDHLLKLTEMVEANRELTADIRDSYDSINASRMNRIMMILTTVSTVFIPLTFIVGVYGMNFINMPELEWKYGYFIVVGLMVVIATGMIAWFKYKGWFNLFRS; from the coding sequence ATGATAAGTACAATAGGCAGGACAGTCAACCAAGAGGTCATTATGGATTTTCCTTTAGAATATATACAAACAAACGAACTGGAATGGTATTGGGTGGATATTGGTGAACCGACAAAAGAAGAGGAACAACTTTTAAGCTCCTTCTTTCACTTCCATCCACTTGCTATCGAGGATTGTTTGCAAATGTTGCAACGTCCTAAGTTAGATCACTATGGTGATTATGAATTTTTTGTTTTACATGCCTTTAATGAGAAAGAAATGGAGGCTGAGGAGCTCAACCTTTTTGTCGGAAAGGATTTTGTTGTAAGTTTCCACTTTCCCCCTATGCAAGAGTTACAAGAAGCTAGAGAGAGAATTAGAAGTAACCCTAGAAATTGGGATCGTGGCAACATCCTCATTACGTACAATATCGTGGATAAAGTAGTAGACACCTACTTCCCAATTGTTTACCACATCGAGGATTATTTGAATGAGGTAGACGAAAGGCTATCGATGGACATGGATCATTTGTCTATGGATCAAGTATTTGACCTACGAAGTGACTTATTGCGTTTACGAAGAACTATCATTCCTATGCGAGACTTGCTATACCGAGTGATGTACTCCGAGCGTATTAACTTAAACCAGAGTGAGCGTGCATATTTTGATGACATTTATGATCATCTTCTGAAGTTAACCGAGATGGTAGAAGCTAATCGAGAGTTAACTGCAGATATAAGGGACAGCTATGATTCAATCAATGCTAGCCGAATGAATCGTATTATGATGATACTGACCACGGTTTCTACCGTCTTTATCCCGTTAACGTTTATCGTTGGAGTGTACGGCATGAATTTTATTAATATGCCTGAGTTAGAGTGGAAGTATGGCTACTTTATTGTCGTTGGTTTAATGGTAGTAATTGCTACTGGGATGATTGCTTGGTTCAAGTATAAGGGCTGGTTTAATTTGTTTAGAAGTTAA
- a CDS encoding serine hydrolase codes for MNNQQIEVAQKESQFSGSIVLKNKESSLVESSFGYANRSDLLLNTIDTRFGIASGCKIFTAVAISQLVEAGKLAYDQKLKDSTSITLPHFDNSITIHHLLTHTSGVPDYFDEEVMDDFEELWIEKPMYHMRKLEDFLPLFQNGKMKFTPGEQFHYNNAGYILLGLIVEETTGLSFQRYVEKNIFEKAGMKDSGYFPMDALPNNTALGYIDYEDGSWKTNIYSLPVIGGSDGGAFTTAQDMLHFWDALLDNKLLEEQTTAALLQPYVKEQDDDYYGYGVWIKKDGNNISKYHVMGYDPGVSFHSAYYPAQQLKLAICSNKSEGAFTMMKVLEQMQCL; via the coding sequence ATGAACAATCAACAAATAGAAGTGGCTCAAAAAGAATCGCAGTTTTCAGGAAGTATTGTATTAAAAAATAAGGAATCCTCGCTAGTAGAATCTAGTTTTGGATATGCTAACCGCTCCGATCTGCTACTTAACACGATAGATACCAGGTTTGGTATTGCATCTGGTTGCAAAATTTTTACAGCGGTTGCCATTAGCCAGCTAGTAGAGGCAGGGAAATTAGCTTATGACCAAAAATTAAAGGATAGTACGTCCATCACTCTTCCTCACTTTGATAATTCAATAACTATTCATCACTTACTGACACATACTTCTGGAGTCCCAGACTATTTTGATGAAGAAGTGATGGATGACTTTGAAGAACTTTGGATTGAAAAGCCGATGTACCATATGCGTAAGTTAGAGGACTTCTTACCATTATTTCAGAATGGTAAGATGAAATTTACGCCAGGAGAACAATTTCATTACAACAACGCAGGTTATATCTTACTTGGTTTAATCGTAGAAGAAACTACAGGGCTTTCGTTTCAACGATATGTAGAAAAAAATATTTTTGAGAAAGCGGGAATGAAGGACTCAGGGTATTTTCCGATGGATGCCTTACCAAATAATACGGCACTAGGTTATATAGACTATGAGGATGGATCATGGAAAACCAATATTTATTCTCTACCCGTCATAGGCGGGTCGGATGGAGGAGCTTTTACAACGGCTCAGGATATGCTTCATTTTTGGGATGCCCTCCTAGACAATAAATTATTAGAAGAGCAAACAACGGCAGCCTTACTCCAACCATACGTAAAAGAACAGGATGATGATTACTATGGATATGGGGTATGGATAAAGAAAGACGGGAACAATATTAGCAAATACCACGTAATGGGATATGACCCTGGAGTTAGCTTTCACTCGGCGTACTATCCTGCTCAACAACTTAAATTAGCTATCTGTTCCAATAAGTCTGAGGGTGCTTTTACTATGATGAAAGTGTTGGAGCAAATGCAATGCCTTTAA